A genomic window from Methanobrevibacter sp. TLL-48-HuF1 includes:
- the purM gene encoding phosphoribosylformylglycinamidine cyclo-ligase, with protein MVTYSESGVDIDLEAVTVSKLASKLKSTLEYRDIITDSGHYAALVRLGDKAIAMSTDGVGSKILIAEMMNKYNTVGIDCIAMVVNDILCVGAEPIALVDYLAVEQPDPERAEEIAEGLVTGAKESRISIIGGETASLPGIIKDFDLAGTGIGFVDVDKIITGEDIEAGDVLIGIESNGIHSNGYSLARKALFDDGGFSIDDKMPNCDTTIGEELIRPTELYVKPIVALFKEEYEIHGLAHITGGGFTNLRRLKKGVGYNIYDLPEAPEIFKLIYQQNVPLEEMYKVFNMGVGFVVITSENEAEKIMKTLKEYCNCQIIGKVTDDEKITVKTFEGSEVTY; from the coding sequence ATGGTTACTTATTCAGAATCCGGTGTTGATATTGACCTTGAAGCAGTTACTGTTTCAAAACTTGCATCAAAACTTAAATCAACATTGGAATATAGAGATATAATAACTGATAGCGGACATTATGCTGCTTTAGTTAGATTAGGCGATAAAGCTATTGCAATGAGTACTGACGGAGTAGGCAGTAAAATTTTAATTGCTGAAATGATGAACAAATACAATACTGTAGGTATAGATTGCATAGCTATGGTTGTAAATGATATTCTTTGTGTCGGTGCAGAACCAATAGCACTAGTAGATTATCTTGCAGTAGAACAACCTGATCCTGAAAGAGCCGAAGAAATAGCTGAAGGTCTTGTAACAGGAGCAAAAGAATCCAGAATTTCAATAATTGGTGGGGAAACTGCATCACTTCCGGGAATAATAAAAGACTTTGATTTAGCTGGAACCGGAATAGGTTTTGTAGATGTGGATAAAATTATTACTGGAGAAGATATTGAAGCTGGAGACGTTTTAATAGGCATTGAAAGTAATGGTATCCATTCAAACGGATATAGTTTAGCTAGAAAAGCATTATTTGATGATGGCGGCTTTTCAATCGATGACAAAATGCCTAATTGTGATACAACTATCGGAGAAGAATTAATAAGACCAACTGAATTATATGTCAAACCAATAGTTGCTTTATTTAAAGAAGAATACGAAATTCATGGATTAGCACATATAACTGGTGGAGGTTTTACTAACCTTAGACGCTTGAAAAAAGGTGTGGGATATAATATTTATGACCTTCCAGAGGCTCCAGAAATATTTAAACTCATATACCAACAAAATGTCCCTCTTGAAGAAATGTACAAAGTTTTCAATATGGGTGTCGGTTTTGTTGTAATTACCAGTGAAAATGAAGCTGAAAAAATAATGAAAACTTTAAAAGAATACTGTAACTGCCAAATTATCGGTAAAGTAACTGATGATGAAAAAATTACCGTTAAAACTTTTGAAGGCAGCGAAGTTACATACTGA
- a CDS encoding beta-CASP ribonuclease aCPSF1, producing the protein MTSEILEDIKKEIMDKLPKNAQVSKVEFEGPEVVLYTKNPEIITDNGDLIRSLAKELRKRIIIRSDKSALLGPEETIKKVHEIVPEGAEITDIYFDTVTCEVVITAKKPGLVIGKYGVTSRTIVKNTGWAPKILRTPPISSDVIGKIRTTLKSSSKDRKKMLQRLGRQIHQGTKHPNDWARVTSMGGFKEVGRSSMLLQTPNSRVLLDCGVNVAASDNKNAFPYLNVPEFSIEELDAVIISHAHLDHCGFVPYLYHYGYEGPIYCTTPTRDLTTLLQLDHLDIAHREGNPLPFNVKHVQKAIKHTITLDYGEVTDISPDIRLTLHNAGHILGSAISHMHIGDGAHNLVYTGDFKYERSRLLEPATFRFPRAETVIMESTYGGREDIQPSRNSAEKEMMKTIYKTLKRGGKVLVPVFAVGRAQELMVVLEEYMRHGMIDEVPIYIDGMIWEATAIHTARPEYLSKDLRDQIFHMGRNPFISDMFNKVQNLDQRKDIVESNSPAIILSTSGMLTGGNSVEYFKWLCEDDRNTLIFVGYQSEGSLGRRIQKGWKEVPLEEDNKTKVFNVKMEIKTINGFSGHSNRRQLMDYVKRLNPRPDKVITCHGDPYKTTDLASSIHRSYKIETKSPVNLDSVRIH; encoded by the coding sequence ATGACTTCAGAGATTTTAGAAGATATCAAAAAAGAAATAATGGACAAGTTACCAAAAAATGCTCAGGTTTCAAAAGTAGAATTTGAAGGTCCTGAAGTGGTACTTTACACTAAAAACCCAGAAATTATAACTGACAATGGCGATCTTATACGATCATTAGCTAAAGAACTTAGAAAAAGAATCATTATCAGATCTGATAAAAGTGCATTATTAGGTCCTGAAGAAACAATTAAAAAAGTTCATGAAATAGTTCCTGAAGGAGCAGAAATTACAGACATTTACTTTGATACAGTTACTTGCGAAGTAGTTATCACTGCAAAAAAACCGGGACTTGTTATTGGAAAATATGGTGTAACCTCAAGAACAATTGTTAAAAATACCGGATGGGCACCTAAGATTTTAAGAACACCTCCAATAAGTTCCGATGTTATTGGAAAAATCAGAACTACCTTAAAAAGTAGCAGTAAAGACAGGAAAAAAATGTTGCAGCGTCTTGGTAGACAAATACATCAAGGTACCAAACATCCTAATGATTGGGCTAGAGTAACCTCAATGGGTGGTTTTAAAGAAGTTGGACGTTCATCAATGCTTTTACAAACCCCGAACAGTAGAGTATTATTAGATTGTGGTGTCAATGTAGCTGCATCAGATAATAAAAACGCATTTCCATACTTAAATGTTCCTGAATTTTCAATTGAAGAGTTAGATGCAGTCATTATTTCACACGCTCACTTAGACCACTGCGGATTTGTACCATATCTTTATCATTATGGATATGAAGGACCAATTTACTGTACAACTCCAACAAGAGATTTAACAACACTTTTACAGCTTGATCACTTAGATATTGCTCACAGAGAAGGTAATCCTTTACCATTCAATGTAAAACATGTGCAAAAAGCTATTAAACATACAATAACCTTAGATTATGGTGAAGTAACTGATATCTCACCAGATATTAGATTAACCCTCCATAATGCAGGACATATTTTAGGTTCAGCTATTTCACATATGCATATTGGTGACGGAGCTCATAATTTAGTTTATACTGGAGATTTCAAATATGAAAGAAGCAGATTACTTGAACCTGCAACATTCAGATTCCCACGTGCTGAAACTGTAATCATGGAAAGTACATACGGTGGTCGTGAAGACATACAACCTTCAAGAAACTCTGCAGAAAAAGAAATGATGAAAACTATCTACAAAACTTTAAAACGAGGAGGAAAAGTTTTAGTTCCAGTATTTGCTGTAGGAAGAGCACAAGAGCTTATGGTAGTGCTTGAAGAATACATGAGACATGGAATGATTGATGAAGTTCCTATTTACATCGACGGTATGATCTGGGAAGCTACAGCCATCCATACTGCAAGACCAGAATATTTAAGTAAAGATTTAAGAGATCAAATATTCCACATGGGCAGAAATCCATTTATCTCAGATATGTTTAATAAAGTTCAAAATCTTGACCAAAGAAAAGATATTGTTGAAAGCAACAGTCCAGCAATTATTTTATCCACTTCAGGTATGTTAACTGGAGGTAATTCAGTTGAATACTTTAAATGGTTATGTGAAGATGACAGAAACACATTAATATTTGTAGGATATCAATCTGAAGGTTCATTAGGTAGAAGAATCCAAAAAGGATGGAAAGAAGTGCCTCTTGAAGAAGACAATAAAACAAAAGTATTCAATGTTAAAATGGAAATCAAAACTATCAACGGATTTAGTGGACACTCCAATAGGCGTCAATTAATGGATTATGTAAAAAGACTTAATCCAAGACCGGATAAAGTCATTACCTGTCATGGAGACCCTTATAAAACAACAGACTTGGCTTCATCAATACATAGAAGTTATAAAATTGAAACCAAAAGTCCTGTGAATTTAGACAGTGTAAGAATACACTAA
- the psmB gene encoding archaeal proteasome endopeptidase complex subunit beta, which translates to MDDKILEGTTTVGITCKDGVVFASERRASMGNLVAHKVAEKIFKINDHIVTTIAGSVGDAQNLMKIIEAEVSLYQMRNNDHMSVKAAASVTANILRSGPMYVQTLLGGMDGDKPSLYSLDPAGGMIKDTYISTGSGSIVAYGVLEDRYHEEITTDEGLEIAIRAIKAASERDTFSGNGYLVAKVTKDGFEMLDKEKVNDIVAKI; encoded by the coding sequence ATGGATGATAAAATATTAGAAGGTACAACAACTGTAGGAATAACCTGTAAAGATGGTGTTGTATTTGCTAGCGAAAGAAGAGCTAGTATGGGAAACCTTGTAGCTCATAAAGTCGCAGAAAAAATATTTAAAATAAATGATCATATCGTAACAACCATTGCTGGTAGTGTTGGAGATGCTCAAAATTTAATGAAAATAATTGAAGCAGAAGTTTCTCTTTATCAAATGAGAAATAACGACCACATGAGTGTAAAAGCTGCTGCATCAGTAACAGCAAACATTTTACGTTCCGGCCCAATGTATGTGCAAACATTACTTGGAGGAATGGATGGAGATAAACCTTCATTATACTCTCTTGACCCTGCAGGAGGCATGATTAAAGACACATACATATCCACCGGATCAGGTTCTATTGTAGCATATGGTGTTCTCGAAGACAGATACCATGAAGAAATTACAACTGACGAAGGATTAGAAATAGCTATAAGAGCTATCAAAGCTGCTAGCGAACGTGACACATTTTCAGGAAATGGATATTTAGTAGCTAAAGTAACTAAAGACGGCTTTGAAATGTTAGATAAGGAAAAGGTTAATGATATTGTAGCGAAAATATAA
- a CDS encoding class I SAM-dependent methyltransferase family protein, whose translation MKWKKIGDILILDNKFTVQSDTQLKELSDKHNVKTIMKVDHIYGTKREPVIKLLYGNDTETINKENGCLFKLDLKKVMWSKGNNNERIRIAKLVEDNETVIDMFAGIGYFSIPIGVHSNAKQIYSIEINPNSFHYLKENIKLNKISNITPLLGDCINITPDYKADRIIMGYVKTTHHYLKVAIDSLNKGGVIHYHETVPEKLMDIRPINRIKELAGDRQVEFLKLNKVKKYSPGVFHVVCDARIN comes from the coding sequence ATGAAATGGAAAAAAATAGGCGATATTTTAATATTAGACAATAAATTCACTGTACAATCAGATACACAATTAAAAGAACTTTCAGATAAACATAATGTAAAAACCATTATGAAAGTTGACCATATTTATGGGACTAAAAGAGAACCTGTTATAAAATTATTATATGGTAATGATACTGAAACAATCAACAAAGAAAATGGATGTCTTTTTAAATTGGATTTAAAAAAAGTAATGTGGTCAAAAGGAAATAACAATGAGAGAATAAGAATAGCTAAACTTGTTGAGGATAATGAAACAGTAATTGATATGTTTGCAGGAATAGGTTACTTTTCAATTCCAATAGGAGTTCACAGTAATGCAAAACAGATTTATTCGATAGAAATTAATCCTAATTCATTTCATTATTTAAAGGAAAATATTAAATTAAATAAAATAAGCAATATTACTCCTTTACTTGGAGACTGTATAAACATAACTCCGGATTATAAAGCAGACAGGATTATAATGGGATATGTAAAAACAACTCACCATTATTTAAAAGTAGCTATTGATAGCTTAAATAAAGGTGGAGTTATTCATTATCATGAAACAGTTCCTGAAAAATTAATGGATATCCGTCCGATAAATAGAATTAAAGAACTGGCTGGAGACAGGCAGGTGGAATTTTTAAAATTAAATAAAGTTAAGAAATACTCTCCGGGAGTATTTCATGTAGTATGTGATGCTAGGATAAATTAG
- the cofG gene encoding 7,8-didemethyl-8-hydroxy-5-deazariboflavin synthase subunit CofG: protein MQRKEKILQILESTDSQIIDFMNKASEYRENNLITYSKNIFIPLTEICKNDCGYCNFKKTPDDPTAIILKTKDEVLASLKEAEKYGCSEALFTFGEDADEEESVKQKLAEFGYENIVDYVFDICKMTLNETTLLPHTNGGNFSYENLKKLKEVNASMGMMLESTSKRLMKTIAHNKSPGKNPEIRLETIANAGKLKIPYTTGILIGIGETKEEIAESLLAIRDLYDKYGHIQEVIIQNFTTSPGIEMENWEEPTFLDMVRTVMAGKLLFKDTDVSIQVPPNLNHDTAQIFLLCGADDWGGVSPVSHDYVNPTSPWPTLNELNRLTQDAGFELIERLCVYEKYVNDKWLNKTLLEKIANLS from the coding sequence ATGCAAAGAAAAGAAAAAATTCTCCAGATATTGGAATCAACTGACAGTCAGATTATTGATTTCATGAACAAAGCTTCAGAATATCGGGAGAATAACCTTATTACATACTCTAAAAATATTTTCATTCCCTTAACTGAAATCTGTAAAAATGATTGCGGTTACTGTAATTTTAAAAAAACTCCTGATGATCCTACTGCAATTATTCTAAAAACAAAAGATGAAGTATTGGCTAGTTTAAAAGAAGCTGAAAAATATGGGTGCAGTGAAGCTTTATTTACATTTGGGGAAGATGCTGATGAAGAAGAATCAGTAAAACAGAAATTAGCTGAATTCGGGTATGAAAATATTGTAGATTATGTTTTTGATATTTGTAAAATGACTTTAAATGAAACTACCTTACTACCTCACACAAATGGTGGTAATTTTAGCTATGAAAATCTAAAAAAGCTAAAAGAAGTTAATGCTTCTATGGGTATGATGCTTGAAAGTACATCTAAACGATTAATGAAAACAATAGCACATAATAAAAGTCCGGGTAAAAACCCGGAAATCAGATTAGAAACAATAGCCAATGCAGGAAAACTTAAAATACCTTACACTACCGGAATTTTAATTGGAATTGGTGAAACAAAAGAAGAAATAGCTGAGTCATTATTAGCTATCAGAGACCTGTATGATAAATACGGGCACATTCAAGAAGTAATTATCCAAAATTTCACCACCAGCCCAGGAATTGAAATGGAAAATTGGGAAGAACCTACTTTTTTAGATATGGTAAGAACAGTAATGGCTGGAAAACTGTTATTTAAGGATACAGACGTGAGCATTCAGGTCCCACCTAATTTAAACCATGACACTGCCCAAATATTTTTACTTTGCGGTGCAGATGATTGGGGCGGTGTTTCTCCAGTAAGTCATGATTATGTAAATCCGACCTCTCCCTGGCCAACTCTAAATGAATTAAACAGACTGACACAAGATGCCGGATTTGAATTAATCGAAAGATTGTGTGTTTATGAAAAATACGTTAATGATAAATGGCTAAATAAAACTTTACTTGAAAAAATAGCTAATTTATCCTAG
- a CDS encoding DUF2120 family protein — MQKFYEVAGEVMGFFDAFKGSRPAIDNDKILIVRGRSRKTLDVNDFNSKLNEIGSIINGKEIESDSKKITKLLESGDKSIQESEGQTTNIDKHGLERMQEELEAMGLIVEYKAFELPCCYAVIAIWQDKHGYPPLYVEVTVSEKEE, encoded by the coding sequence ATGCAAAAGTTTTATGAAGTAGCAGGAGAAGTAATGGGGTTTTTTGATGCATTTAAAGGATCAAGACCTGCAATTGACAATGACAAAATCCTAATCGTTAGAGGAAGATCAAGAAAAACATTAGATGTTAATGACTTTAACTCAAAGCTTAATGAAATTGGAAGCATAATAAACGGTAAAGAAATTGAATCCGATTCTAAAAAAATCACCAAACTTTTAGAAAGCGGTGATAAAAGCATACAGGAAAGCGAAGGTCAGACAACAAATATAGACAAACATGGCCTAGAAAGAATGCAGGAAGAACTTGAAGCTATGGGTCTTATAGTTGAGTATAAAGCTTTCGAATTACCATGCTGTTATGCTGTAATTGCAATATGGCAGGATAAACATGGATACCCCCCATTATATGTTGAAGTAACAGTTTCAGAAAAAGAAGAATAA